The window CAGCCCTTCAATTGACCTTTGTGGACGATGACCGGTTTATGCAGTAGGCTATATTCGCAAACGGTGATATAGCAAAAAAATGTCCCTCAAGAGCGGGTGAGGTGCAGGCCGTGCAGAACAAATTGCCGATGGGAGGCGAAGATGCGCCGTCCCTGTCACGCCCTGCTCCGGCTCCCGATGATATTCGTGATCAACTCGCGATCATCATCGCCAGTCCCGAATTCCCCCATATTGGTCGTAGCGCCGCGTTCCTGACCTATGTGACAGAAGAAGCGCTCGCTGGCCGCGCAGAACGCATTAAGGGCTACACCATCGCGGTCGAAGTCTTCAAGCGTAACGAAGATTTCAAACAGGACGACCCCGTAGTGCGGATAGAGGCTGGGCGTCTGCGGCGTTTGCTGGAGCGCTATTACCTCGTAGCAGGGCAGCATGATCCCATAAGGATCGACATTCCCAAAGGAGGATACGCACCTTCCTTCGCCTGGAATGACGAGGTGGAACACCTCCCCACGCAGGATGTCATCTCAGCGGCAACTCAAGGGTTGCGCTTCCGCTTGCACAACCTGACGCCGGCCGGTGTCGGAGCCGGCGTAATGCTCGGTATTGGCGTCGTCGTCTTGGCCTTGTCCACCCACCTGTTGCCCGGCGGGCCGAACACGCTCCTATCGCATGGGGGTCCGACATTGGTCGTCGCCCCGTTCGCCGATCTTGGCGACGGGCGGCAAGCGGAACTCTACTCGGCCGGCCTGACCGAGGAATTGTTGACGGCCCTCCCTCGCTTCAAGGAAGTGCAGGTGTTCGGGCGTGAGACGTCCAAATCGCTGTCACCCGGCGTGCCCGCCTTCCAGGTGCGCGGAGAGCTTGGCGCGCGGTTTCTGCTCGCAGGCAGCGTGCGTGTTTCAGGCAAGCGGGTGCGCGTGGCAGTGCGCCTGGTGGATACCGAAACCGACAAGATTCTCTGGTCGGATACCTATGACGACGACACCGACACCCGCGACTTGTTCAGCATTCAGTCCGACGTTGCGAACAAAGTTGCGACCACGGTTGCCCAGCCATATGGAATCATGGCCCAGGCGGATGCCGTCAATCCTCCCCCGGACAATGTTGGCGTCTACACCTGCACCCAGAGTTTCTACGCCTACCGCGCGGAGTTGACGATGAATCTGCATGCCAAGGTGCGGAGTTGCCTTGAGAGGGCGGTCGAACGCTACCCGACGCTGGCCACAGGCTGGGCTATGCTGTCGATCCTCTATCTCGACGAGGAGCGATTCCGGTTCAATACAAGGTCCGGCATACCGACACCGGTCGAGCGCAGCCTCAGCGCCGCTCGGCGCGCAGTTCAACTGGACTCAGGCAATACCCGCGCACTGCAGGCTCTGATGACCGCGCTATTCTTCAACCAGCAGGTCGCCGAGGCGTTCATGGTCGGCGAACAGGCATTGGAAACCAACCCGAACGATACGGAGCTTCTGGGCGAGTTCGGCACGCGTGTCGCCCAGAGCGGGCAATGGGAGCGCGGGGCAGCGTTGCTGGATCGTGCACTGGAACTCAACCCCGGTGGCGGCGGCTTCTATCACGGAACGCGTGCCCTCGCCGCCTACATGCTACATGACAACAGAACTGCAGTCTTAGAGATCCGGCAGGCGGATATGCAGAAGTTTCCGCTTTATCATGCGGTTGCGGCCGTCATTTACGTAAACGCCGACATGATGGACGAGGCCCGCCGAGAGGCCGCCCGGTTCAACGAACTGCGTCCCGACTTCATTCCGAACATCGTGACCGAGCTGAAATCGCGCAACTTCCAGCCCGCGGATCGGGCGAGATTGATCGCCGACATCAGGAAGGCCGGACTGCCTGCGGTGGACGAGGTTCAGGCGTCGATGCTGCTTCCGGCAGAGAGGCGCCCATTTTCTCTGCCCTAGACAGGATGTCGTCCGAAAACCACTTACACTTTTTCGGCGTCATTCTCTCGAGGATCCACCTCGAGGACGGCCGTCACGCCACAGAACATACCAGAAGTTACGGGCGCCCGACGACTTTGAGCGTTAGGTTTTCTTGCCTGAGCGGGTTGGCCGGAGTGGGTTGATGGCTTTGCGTGTGTTCGGTTTCAACAGAGGGCAATCTGTGCGCATTGGTGGTGGGGGAGTGTCGGCTCCAAAGAGCTGGTGTCGTTGGTTTGTTGTCTGTGTCGTCACTGTCCTGCTTCCAGGATGTGGCGGCCATCCGAAGGACGTTCTGACTCCGGTAGCCGACACGTCTCCACAGTCGACGAAAGTCGACATGTTGATTGCGACGACCCGCACCCGGTCGGCGGTTCCAGGTGAGATGTTCAACGGAGAACGCGCGCGGGCACCCGCCTTCGCCGACATGACGATATCCATCCCGCCGGGCAAAGTTCGCAAGGAAGGACAGGTCGCCTGGCCGAAGAGATTGCCGGCCAATCCCGCCACCCACTTCGCCACCGTCAAGGCCGACGATCTCGACATCGATGCAGCCAAGAAATGGCTGAGCACGAGCGTCAGGAAAACGCCCGACGGCAGCGTCCTCGTGTTCATCCATGGTTTCAACAATCGGTTCGAGGATGCCGTCTACCGTTTCGCGCAAATCGTCCACGATTCCGGCGTCCATAGCGCACCGATACTCGTCACATGGCCCTCGCGCGGTAGTCTGCTCGCTTACGGCTACGACCGTGAGAGCACCAACTACACGCGCAACGCGTTGGAAACGCTCTTCCAATATCTGGCTAAAGACGCCGAGGTGAAGGAGGTCTCTATCCTCGCGCATTCGATGGGCAACTGGCTGGCGCTGGAGTCCTTGCGCCAGATGGCCATCCGCAACGGCCGCCTGCCGCAGAAATTCAAGAACGTCATGCTCGCGGCACCCGACGTCGACGTCGATGTCTTCAGCCAGCAAATCGCCGACATGGGCAAGCAGCATCCGCAGTTTACACTATTCGTATCGCGCGACGACAAAGCGCTGGCGTTTTCGCGCCGCGTCTGGGGCGACGTCTCCCGGCTTGGCGCGATCGACCCGGAGCAAGCTCCTTACAAGAAGGAGCTTGAAGACAACAAGATCATGGTCATCGATCTCACCAAGATCAAATCCGGCGACAGGATGAACCATGGCAAGTTCGCGGAATCGCCTGAGATCGTCCAGCTCATCGGCCAGCGCATCTCCGAGGGGCAGACGTTGACGGATAGCAGGGTCGGACTGGGGGACCAGATCCTGGTTGCAACAACTGGGGCGGCGGCGGCCGCCGGAAATGTCGCCGGTCTGGTTCTGGCCGCGCCCGTCGCCGTGGTCGATCAGGACACGCGCGACAACTACGCAACCCACGTAGGAAGCCTCGCGGGTACAGGCGGCACCTCGCCGACCGCGCCCCAAAATTGCGACGAGACCCGACCGGCTCCGGGCTGCAAACGCTGACGTCGCGGACAGAGACTACTGTAATATACATGGCTATGAGCAGCTTTTTACTGCATGTTTTGATGGGGGACACAGACGGAACGATTCCGTCTCGGCCAAATGAGGGACTGCATGCGGATTTTATTGTTGCGAACCGCGGTGTTGTGCGCCGGCCTTAGCGTTGCGTCTTCAGCATATCCAGCCGACATCGCGCCAGGCATTCCGGAAGCCAAGGTGATTGAGAGCGAAAGCGGCTGGACCTATACGGCCGCCCCATACTTCTGGGCTGCCGGATTGTCGGGAGACATGGCGCAGTTTGGCTTGCCGGAAGTCCACATCGACTCCAGCTTCGACGACATACTGGAGAACCTCGACTTCGCCTTCATGGCTGCGGGTGAAGCCCGCTACGACCGTTTCAGCATCTTTGCCGACATCATGTACACCAAGCTCGGAGCGGACGCGAGCACGCGAAACGGAATCCTGGCCGACAGCGTCGACGTCACCTCGAAGACCTTCGCGGGACTGCTCGGGGCCGGATATTCCGTGATCGAGAACCAGTCAGGGCATCTCGACATCGTCGGCGGCGTCCGTGTTTGGTCGGTCGACACGACGATAGGATTCAATGGCGGCCTACTCGGCGGCCGCGAAGCGGACGACGGTGCGACCTGGGTCGACGCCGTCGCCGGTGTCCGGGGCAATTACTTCTTCACGCCCGAAATCTATGTGACCGGATGGGGCCTGGTGGGCGCCGGCGGCGCCGATCTCGACTGGGACGTCTCGCTCGCCCTCGGCTACAAATTCAACGACACGATCTCGGCGGTCGCCGGCTACCGGGCGGTCGGTGTGAATTACGACAATGACGGGTTTGTCTTCGACGTCGTCGAGCAGGGACCGATCATCGGCGTGGCCTTTCACTTTTAGGCCGACCCGGGCCAAAACCATCCTGTTCTCATGCATGTCGCCGGGACGTGTGCAGCGGTTCCCGGATAACGACATGCATAAAACAAAGAGCTAAAGCGCGTCGCATGTATCAAGTTAACCGCGACGCGCTTTAGAGCCACTTCCTCCGGCGGAAGAAGCCGAACAGGCCGAGGCACAAGACGGCGATGACGCCGAGCACGACGAAATAGCCATACTGGGTTTTCAGTTCCGGCATATCGCTGAAATTCATGCCGTA is drawn from Rhizobium sp. N324 and contains these coding sequences:
- a CDS encoding adenylate cyclase encodes the protein MGGEDAPSLSRPAPAPDDIRDQLAIIIASPEFPHIGRSAAFLTYVTEEALAGRAERIKGYTIAVEVFKRNEDFKQDDPVVRIEAGRLRRLLERYYLVAGQHDPIRIDIPKGGYAPSFAWNDEVEHLPTQDVISAATQGLRFRLHNLTPAGVGAGVMLGIGVVVLALSTHLLPGGPNTLLSHGGPTLVVAPFADLGDGRQAELYSAGLTEELLTALPRFKEVQVFGRETSKSLSPGVPAFQVRGELGARFLLAGSVRVSGKRVRVAVRLVDTETDKILWSDTYDDDTDTRDLFSIQSDVANKVATTVAQPYGIMAQADAVNPPPDNVGVYTCTQSFYAYRAELTMNLHAKVRSCLERAVERYPTLATGWAMLSILYLDEERFRFNTRSGIPTPVERSLSAARRAVQLDSGNTRALQALMTALFFNQQVAEAFMVGEQALETNPNDTELLGEFGTRVAQSGQWERGAALLDRALELNPGGGGFYHGTRALAAYMLHDNRTAVLEIRQADMQKFPLYHAVAAVIYVNADMMDEARREAARFNELRPDFIPNIVTELKSRNFQPADRARLIADIRKAGLPAVDEVQASMLLPAERRPFSLP
- a CDS encoding alpha/beta hydrolase — translated: MALRVFGFNRGQSVRIGGGGVSAPKSWCRWFVVCVVTVLLPGCGGHPKDVLTPVADTSPQSTKVDMLIATTRTRSAVPGEMFNGERARAPAFADMTISIPPGKVRKEGQVAWPKRLPANPATHFATVKADDLDIDAAKKWLSTSVRKTPDGSVLVFIHGFNNRFEDAVYRFAQIVHDSGVHSAPILVTWPSRGSLLAYGYDRESTNYTRNALETLFQYLAKDAEVKEVSILAHSMGNWLALESLRQMAIRNGRLPQKFKNVMLAAPDVDVDVFSQQIADMGKQHPQFTLFVSRDDKALAFSRRVWGDVSRLGAIDPEQAPYKKELEDNKIMVIDLTKIKSGDRMNHGKFAESPEIVQLIGQRISEGQTLTDSRVGLGDQILVATTGAAAAAGNVAGLVLAAPVAVVDQDTRDNYATHVGSLAGTGGTSPTAPQNCDETRPAPGCKR